Proteins encoded together in one Lathyrus oleraceus cultivar Zhongwan6 chromosome 5, CAAS_Psat_ZW6_1.0, whole genome shotgun sequence window:
- the LOC127083758 gene encoding auxin-responsive protein SAUR50, which yields MAIRTKPSKLSQKTVLKQILRRCSSLTKKNGYDNQDEDDTQDLPLDVPKGHFAVYVGENRSRYIVPISFLTHPQFQSLLRQAEEEFGFDHHTGLTIPCHELVFRSLTSIMLRS from the coding sequence ATGGCCATCAGAACAAAACCAAGCAAACTCTCTCAAAAAACAGTTCTCAAACAAATCCTAAGAAGATGTTCAAGCTTAACCAAGAAAAACGGCTATGATAATCAAGATGAAGATGATACTCAAGATCTTCCTCTTGATGTACCAAAAGGTCATTTCGCAGTTTATGTTGGAGAAAACAGAAGCAGATACATTGTGCCAATCTCATTCCTAACTCACCCTCAGTTTCAATCCCTCCTTCGACAAGCCGAAGAAGAATTCGGCTTCGATCATCACACGGGTCTCACAATTCCTTGCCATGAACTTGTTTTTCGCTCCTTAACATCAATTATGCTCAGATCATAA
- the LOC127084780 gene encoding probable ribosome-binding factor A, chloroplastic, which produces MSATQLFHTALLPSLRPCCRCYNNVRTTSTAQGLRRGWVLPSTNTKKAAVGSRIIKCMANPRRVKMVAKQIRRELSEMLITDNVLQFAILPEASFGADTYLSSVTTITDVEITSDLQVVRVYVSVFGDERGKQVAMEGLKSKAKYVRSELGKRMKLRLTPEIRFFEDESFERGCRVIAILDKIKNEKSGTDQNVEELDPSENEDDAEQLRSSPNEDDSDWEDEDPDDEGIIYVE; this is translated from the exons ATGAGCGCGACGCAACTGTTTCACACGGCGCTGCTACCGTCGCTCCGACCTTGTTGCCGGTGCTATAACAACGTCCGCACAACCTCCACCGCACAGGGGCTGAGACGCGGGTGGGTCCTCCCCAGCACAAACACGAAGAAAGCTGCTGTTGGTTCAAGAATAATAAAGTGTATGGCGAATCCAAGGAGAGTTAAAATGGTTGCTAAACAAATTAGAAGAGAACTTTCTGAAATGCTTATCACCGATAATGTCTTGCAGTTTGCCATTCTTCCAGAAGCTTCCTTCGGTGCCGATACTTATCTCTCGTCTGTCACCACCATCACCGACGTCGAAATCACCTCCGATTTGCAG GTAGTTAGGGTGTATGTATCGGTTTTCGGAGATGAAAGAGGGAAGCAAGTAGCCATGGAGGGGTTGAAATCAAAGGCTAAATATGTTCGAAGTGAGTTGGGGAAGCGTATGAAGTTGCGGTTAACTCCTGAGATACGCTTTTTCGAGGATGAATCTTTTGAAAGAGGATGCAGG GTCATTGCAATATTAGATAAAATTAAGAATGAGAAGAGTGGAACAGATCAAAACGTGGAAGAGTTGGATCCATCAGAGAACGAAGATGATGCTGAGCAGTTGCGTTCATCGCCAAATGAGGACGACTCTGATTGGGAGGATGAAGACCCTGATGACGAAGGTATCATTTATGTGGAATAG